Below is a genomic region from Armatimonadota bacterium.
ACCAGGACGACGAACGCGGAGGGGAGTAGAAAGCGGCGGATCTGCCGTCGCACGGCGCTGGCCGATGCGCCGCGGGGCGCGCGCCGATATGTGTCGTAGGTGGTCGCCATCACCATGACCTCCGCGCTGTAGATCAAGGCTGCGATTGGTGTGGGTCACTGGACGACAGACGTATCAGTAATCAATGGGCCGCGGCCAAGATCGCCGGCCCGATTTTCACGATGTCTCCCGCGCCAATGGTGAGCACCAGGTCATCCCCTGACAGCAGTGGCGCAAGGTAGCCCGGCACGTCCGCCATGTTCCGGACCAGGGATACCTCCTTGCCTGGTTCGGCGTCCTCGATGGCGCGCACGAGGTTGGTGATGTCGAACTCTGCGAGACCGTCCTCGCGGGGCTGGTAAATATCTGTTAGGACCACCAGGTCGGCGTTGGCGAAGGATGCGCCGAACTCATGAAGCAGGTCCCGTGTCCGGCTGCGCAAGTGAGGTTGGAACACGGCAATTATCCGCCCCGAATGTACCGACCGCGCTGCGGCAAGGACAGCGCGCAACTCCGTGGGATGGTGTGCGTAGTCATCCACCACACACAGCCCGTTCTTCGATCCGATGTGTTGGAATCGGCGGCCGATGGGCTCGTAGTTCGCCAGCGCTGCGCGGGCCGCGTCCATGTCCAGCCCGCAACCGAGGGCAACCCCGAGAGCAGCCAGGGCATTGCGCACATTGTGTTCGCCCACCGGCTTGATATGCACCTGTCCAGCGCGTTGCCCATCGATTAGCAGTTCGAAGAGCGATCCTGTCGGGCCCATCTGGATGTCCGTCGCAGACAGTTTCGCTCCTGTCGCAAGCCCGTACGAGATGAGACGCGCGGGAGCATTGCTGACCACGTCGCGCACATCGGAGGCGTCCGCGTTGTAGACGATGAATCCATTGGGATCGGCGATGCCGGCGAACTGCGCGAAGGCGTCCTTCACGGCGTCGAAGGTCTTGTAATTGTCGAGGTGGTCGGCCTCAACGCTGGTAATGACCTGCGAACAGCCCACGTAGTTCAGGAAGCTGCGATCGCTTTC
It encodes:
- the murC gene encoding UDP-N-acetylmuramate--L-alanine ligase, which codes for MELAPGQHVFFAGIGGISMSGLAHALLDMGFPVSGSDMSESPALDHLRQAGAKVFVGHDAANIAGADLLVRTTAVLDDSPEIRAARDAGIPIHHRSELLAWMCRDRVSIGITGTHGKSTTTAMAATILLELGLDPMVFVGAESPRLGGNYRLGKGKHIVFEACESDRSFLNYVGCSQVITSVEADHLDNYKTFDAVKDAFAQFAGIADPNGFIVYNADASDVRDVVSNAPARLISYGLATGAKLSATDIQMGPTGSLFELLIDGQRAGQVHIKPVGEHNVRNALAALGVALGCGLDMDAARAALANYEPIGRRFQHIGSKNGLCVVDDYAHHPTELRAVLAAARSVHSGRIIAVFQPHLRSRTRDLLHEFGASFANADLVVLTDIYQPREDGLAEFDITNLVRAIEDAEPGKEVSLVRNMADVPGYLAPLLSGDDLVLTIGAGDIVKIGPAILAAAH